A part of Odontesthes bonariensis isolate fOdoBon6 chromosome 23, fOdoBon6.hap1, whole genome shotgun sequence genomic DNA contains:
- the LOC142373691 gene encoding leukocyte cell-derived chemotaxin-2-like — MRSIIVLLAVLWVCDGVKFGQLCNGNPNNRRRTSDSFGQGHYGARRNGKLHEGLDIVCQDGSAVYAPFDVTLQGKLIVYNDPRKAAIDEGINLRGEGLCFKLFYVRPDRTTGSVRKGERIGTMLPMQTVYPGITSHVHVQMCDKSDPTSYF; from the exons atgaggagcatcATCGTTTTACTGG CTGTGCTGTGGGTGTGTGACGGCGTTAAGTTCGGTCAGCTCTGCAACGGGAACCCGAACAACAGAAGAAGGACGTCGGACAGCTTTGGCCAGGGACACTACGGAGCCAGACG GAATGGCAAACTCCACGAAGGGCTGGACATCGTGTGCCAAGACGGGTCGGCCGTCTACGCTCCGTTTGATGTGACGCTGCAGGGAAAACTCATCGTCTACAACGATCCCAGAAAGGCGGCCATCGATGAGGGAATCAACCTGAGAGGAGAGG GCCTGTGTTTCAAACTGTTCTACGTGAGGCCGGACCGAACCACTGGGTCAGTGAGGAAGGGGGAGAGGATCGGAACCATGCTGCCCATGCAGACAGTTTACCCAGGAATCACCTCACATGTTCATGTCCAGATGTGTGACAAGAGTGACCCTACAAGTTACTTCTGA
- the bbs1 gene encoding BBSome complex member BBS1, with protein sequence MSSVESGDGGRWLDAHYDPVAGLYTFSSCVDLADLSGDGESRLVVGDLGTGSSGMKLKVYRGTALMSESTLLDLPSGLVAFFMDLHEPRIPAVAVASGPCIYVYKNLRPYFKFTLPGLEVNALEQDVWQQVKEGQIDHLTLKEMLESFRKKADVPLSVRSLSFLSLDAGDMDEFVQLHKQQPIRRQTVITCIGTLKKSTADEDGVSCLVIGTESSDVFVLDPEAFIILSKMSLPAAPTMMDVTGQFDVEFRITVACRNGNIYVLRRESDKPKYCIELPSHPVGLVRVGKNVVVGCTDESLQGFTQKGKKLWKTGLPAPITTMATMDLPTRGFQAVLVGLANCEVHLYRDKNLLSVIKAPDAVTSICFGRYGREDGTLIMTTKGGGLMVKILKRTAVFDDRDCAPGPPLAQSVRLNVPKKTKLYVDQTLRERENGLAMHRAFQMDLSRMRLAAAKAYMKALESSLTPMSASLSEPLKMNAVVQGLGPSFKLTLNVQNTAACRPVMNLAISFLYDESLYRMRNPYLRVPLLVPGLIYPVETFVECTSDKGISDIIKVFVLHEGKSSPLLTAHINMPVSEGLALN encoded by the exons ATGTCCTCTGTGGAGTCCGGTGATGGGGGGAGGTGGCTGGACGCCCACTACGACCCAGTGGCCGGTCTCTACACCTTCTCGTCCTGCGTGGACCTGGCAGACCTGAGCGGGGACGGGGAGAGCCGGCTGGTGGTGGGCGACCTGGGCACCGGCTCGTCCGGCATGAAGCTGAAGGTGTACCGGGGCACGGCGCTGATGAGCGAGAGCACGCTGCTGGACCTGCCCTCCGGCCTCGTGGCCTTCTTCATGGACCTGCATGAGCCTCGCATCCCCGCGGTCGCCGTGGCCTCCGGACCCTGCATCTACGTCTACAAAAACCTGCGTCCGTACTTCAAGTTCACGCTGCCGGGCCTGGAGGTCAACGCGCTGGAGCAG gacgtgtggcagcaggtgaaggagGGTCAGATCGATCACCTGACTCTGAAGGAGATGTTGGAGAGCTTCAGGAAGAAGGCCGACGTCCCGCTGTCCGTGCGCTCGCTCAGCTTCCTGTCTTTGGACGCCGGCGACATGGACGAGTTTGTCCAACTGCACaagcagcagccaatcaggcGGCAG ACGGTCATCACCTGCATCGGGACTCTGAAGAAGAGCACGGCGGACGAGGACGGTGTCAGCTGTCTGGTGATCGGTACAGAGAGCAGCGACGTCTTCGTCCTGGACCCCGAAGCTTTCATCATCCTGTCCAAG ATGTCGCTGCCTGCCGCTCCCACCATGATGGACGTCACGGGTCAGTTCGACGTGGAATTTCGCATCACGGTGGCGTGTCGCAACGGCAACATCTACGTCCTGCGCAG GGAGTCGGACAAACCGAAGTACTGCATCGAGCTGCCGTCCCACCCGGTGGGTCTGGTGAGGGTTGGGAAGAACGTGGTGGTCGGCTGCACCGACGAGAGTCTGCAGGGCTTCACGCAGAAG GGGAAGAAGCTCTGGAAGACCGGCCTGCCTGCCCCCATCACCACCATGGCCACCATGGACCTCCCCACCCGGGGCTTCCAGGCAGTTCTGGTGGGCCTGGCCAACTGCGAGGTGCATTTGTACCGGGACAAGAACCTGCTGAGCGTCATCAAAGCGCCCGACGCGGTGACCAGCATCTGCTTCGGCCGGTACGGGCGCGAGGACGGGACGCTCATCATGACCACAAAGGGAGGCGGCCTGATGGTGAAGATCCTGAAGAGGACGGCGGTGTTTGACGACCGGGACTGCGCCCCCGGCCCGCCACTGGCCCAGAGCGTCCGCCTCAATGTGCCCAAGAAGACCAAACTGTACGTGGACCAGACGCTGAGGGAGCGCGAGAACGGCCTGGCCATGCACCGCGCCTTCCAGATGGACCTGAGCCGCATGCGCCTGGCCGCCGCCAAAGCCTACATGAAGGCGCTGGAGTCCAGCCTGACGCCCATGTCCGCCAGCCTCTCCGAGCCGCTCAAGATGAACGCCGTGGTGCAGGGTTTGGGCCCGTCCTTCAAGCTGACCCTGAACGTCCAGAACACGGCGGCCTGCCGGCCCGTCATGAACCTGGCCATCAGCTTCCTGTACGACGAGAGCCTCTACAGGATGAGGAACCCCTACCTGAGGGTGCCCCTGCTGGTGCCTGGACTCATCTACCCCGTGGAGACCTTCGTGGAGTGCACCAGCGACAAGGGCATCTCTGACATCATCAAGGTGTTCGTGCTGCACGAGGGCAAGAGCTCGCCACTGCTGACGGCTCACATCAACATGCCCGTCAGCGAGGGCCTGGCGCTCAACTGA